In Lewinellaceae bacterium, a single window of DNA contains:
- a CDS encoding aldo/keto reductase, which yields MKHLTIQNTPIPALGLGTYGIRGATAREIVRQALQEGYRHVDTAQFYANEEAVGQGIKKSGVNREEVFLVTKVWPSNLDKKRFLPSVEESLSKLQTEYADLLLIHWPHATLPLERYLGELAKAQEQGKARFIGVSNFNISQLKQTMGLGLPIITNQIEFHPLLDQSRLQQWMQEHDLSLTAYSPLAQGDVARHPLLQSIGGHYGKSAAQVALRWILQQDLAMAIPKTANPKRLKENMDVFDFELSEEEMARIDELGRKGGRQVSAFHGAEWD from the coding sequence ATGAAACACCTCACCATTCAAAACACGCCCATCCCCGCCCTTGGCCTGGGCACTTACGGCATCCGGGGCGCCACTGCCCGGGAAATCGTCCGGCAGGCCCTGCAGGAAGGCTACCGCCACGTCGATACCGCGCAGTTTTACGCCAATGAGGAAGCTGTAGGCCAGGGGATCAAAAAATCCGGCGTCAACCGGGAGGAAGTATTTCTGGTAACCAAAGTCTGGCCTTCCAACCTGGACAAAAAGCGGTTTCTGCCCTCCGTAGAGGAAAGCTTGAGCAAACTGCAAACGGAATACGCCGACCTGCTGCTCATCCACTGGCCGCACGCCACCCTGCCGCTGGAGCGCTACCTGGGAGAACTGGCCAAAGCACAGGAACAAGGCAAGGCTCGTTTCATCGGCGTCAGCAACTTCAACATCAGCCAACTGAAGCAGACAATGGGGCTGGGCCTGCCCATCATCACCAATCAGATAGAATTCCACCCGCTCCTGGACCAGTCCAGGCTGCAGCAGTGGATGCAGGAGCACGACCTCTCGCTCACTGCCTATTCTCCCCTCGCCCAGGGGGATGTGGCCAGGCATCCGCTTCTGCAGTCCATCGGCGGACATTACGGCAAGAGCGCCGCCCAGGTGGCCCTGCGCTGGATTTTGCAACAGGACCTCGCTATGGCCATCCCCAAAACGGCCAACCCCAAACGCCTGAAGGAGAACATGGATGTTTTCGACTTTGAACTGTCAGAAGAAGAAATGGCCCGCATCGATGAGCTTGGACGCAAGGGAGGCCGGCAGGTAAGCGCTTTCCATGGAGCGGAGTGGGATTAG
- a CDS encoding PfaB family protein encodes MTKIAIIGTSGLFPGSSTPEEFWNNLMQGRDLTGMATDEDFGVDPELFYQPGKGVVDKCYSLRGGYIRDFRFDPNGYELAPELLARQDKQCQWTLYVAREALREAGYFNNKEILRRCGLILGNLSFPTGSSHRLLADIYTRTTEKAVRELLQDEQFSLQPAKKNKPANEVLGWTSSRMASQALGLGAGHYTLDAACATSLYAIKLACDELLTGKADLMLAGAVCASDQLFIHMGFSIFHAYAGADDKFVPLDKGSAGLVSSEGAGMVALKRLEDAERDGDDILAVIGGIGLSNDGRGKFLLSPHPKGQRLAFERAYYGNGISPEETSYLECHATGTPLGDLTEMNSIADFFAEHQTKPLLGSVKSNMGHLLTAAGMTGLLKVLLAMQKSAIPPNINLQDALASKNGWIGKEQMILEPTAWKHPQKQAGINSFGFGGTNAHMVVQNYTQEHARSNSWQPIELQPMAIVGMDAHFGDCAGLEAFYSTIYNGRQHFRTLPEGRWKGFDQNEALLKAFGFADGKAPRGAYIEDFQIDLLRYKIQPREAETLEPQQALILKVADQAIKNAGLEESRNVAVLIAMESELAIHHYLARWDVSWQLQEALQQSGIRLDEEQEARLEELCKNGAYFREGSQTPSQHTSFVGNIMASRVAALWDFSGPAFTVSCGENSVFKALEVAQNLLSLGEVEAVVVGGVDFSGGLESVLLRNKKNKVNPAAAPSLSLNRQDEGWLVGEGAGAVVLKKLADAREDKIYAVIDGIGPAKPLPEGGYLELADTGIFPEDEAEQQWLLKQRPQSPTALGSVKTNIGHTHAASGIASLIKTALCLHHRFIPGIPNWEGPKDAAAFEGSGYYFPEKSRPWILEGSQQKRRAAVNGMDGLQARLSEAAPHFEARPDFLRQNAPKLFLMKGKTEQELQQQLSALEVAAESPAPLAEIAAQFYQNNQAKDAAYCLALIGKDKKGLLQDIRFFQKHIGAAFQNGKALKTPAGSYFTPGPLGSKGKVAFAYPGSSTAYPHLGQDLFQLFPQLYPYFEQMLPNLEAYIWPDYLFPKKIKPEDNPRNIYENAIAMMSVGVFFSAAYTHVLRAFFKLEPQIAFGYSMGECSSMWYALGLWSADETKEFQESPIFKNRFAGELELLAEHWGISSEEAKSRWVSLVLLAPQSEVEALVKRQEKVFLTFVNTENEVVISGDKEACLAIAGQLGCPTIAIPFQNIIHHDFCGKERDGLLKMHRFPLQNGPDIDFYSSVSQSKIELDSLKVAENSTAVCCQKVDFPETVKTVYKAGARIFIELGANATCTGWIKDILKGEEHLAAAISQKGKNDAQSLLELLAQLASHGVDLDLSMLYPPASDSQEARSFMKKIIPGGARIFDAILSEENRKRFAGIERRKARIKAGAMALAGGNEEDSPFSNYSHPTESISIMETRTEEKTASTVSPQERIGENGLRLQDYESGEQLKGKTIIFSQEDLEEFATGKIANVFGPEYAVIDTYRRRVMLPMHPYLLVSRVTGLSGKMGEYKPSTMQTEYDIPYGAWFTTDRQIPWAVSVESGQCDLLLISYLGIDFQNKGNLVYRLLDCTLTFVDDLPFEGQTLRYDISINSFVRNGDNLLFFFSYRCYVQDRLVLKMDGGCAGFFSDEQLEEGHGVVYTESELEAKRTAPKKHFTPLLKTRKTSFSKEDLRHLINGDMEKCFEDESYFANGRNPSLCLPPEKILMIDRITSADLTGGAYGLGYIVAEKDLHPDDWYFPCHFRDDEVLAGSLQAEGGGNLLRFFMLMLGLQRLTKDARYQPVFDLPQKVRCRKQVVPGKDTKLVYKLEIKEIGLVPNPYVIGDLEIISEGVVTVHFENLGLQLREKSNPRYLEETSGVYVSPRSEGALLNEKDITTFALDDLSKCFGPEFAVYDGRTVSRQPNTDLQLISRVLRIEGERFDFSKPATIFAEYDVPVGAWYYEQNSAPTMPYSILMEIALQPCGLLGAYQGSTLQFADKNLFFRNLDGDGELFDLPNGTDLRGKTISNKAVLASSVALGGTILQNYTFELSAEGQVFYKGKSSFGFFPGEALASQVGLDGGKEVVPWYETEQMQPKDYMQVKLDSLYGKMKLYKAPAGKPHYRLAEDQLDLLDKLIIAKGQGQYGKGYIHATKYMKPYDWFFTCHFYQDPVMPGSLGVEAILQAMQVFAIQQDLGKDFASPKFVQLPNHKTVWKYRGQILLPVKEMHLEAHIKAIEKRGGQLAIIADAYLWNDKMRIYQVTDLALGLEDA; translated from the coding sequence ATGACCAAAATAGCCATCATAGGAACTTCCGGCCTTTTCCCCGGCTCCTCCACCCCGGAGGAATTCTGGAACAACCTGATGCAGGGCAGAGACCTGACCGGGATGGCCACTGATGAAGACTTCGGCGTTGATCCGGAGCTGTTCTACCAGCCAGGCAAGGGCGTGGTCGACAAATGCTACTCCCTGCGCGGTGGTTACATCCGCGATTTCCGGTTCGACCCCAATGGATACGAGCTGGCGCCTGAGTTATTGGCCCGGCAGGACAAACAGTGCCAGTGGACGCTCTATGTCGCCCGGGAGGCCTTGCGGGAGGCCGGATATTTCAACAACAAAGAGATACTGCGGCGCTGCGGCCTCATTCTGGGCAACCTGTCCTTTCCCACCGGTTCTTCCCACCGCCTGCTGGCGGATATTTACACCCGGACTACCGAAAAGGCAGTGCGGGAACTGTTGCAGGACGAGCAGTTCAGCCTGCAGCCGGCCAAAAAAAATAAGCCGGCCAATGAAGTCCTCGGCTGGACGTCTTCCCGGATGGCCAGCCAGGCCCTGGGGCTCGGCGCCGGCCATTACACCCTCGACGCCGCCTGCGCCACTTCTCTCTACGCCATCAAACTGGCCTGCGACGAGCTGCTCACCGGCAAGGCAGACCTGATGCTGGCGGGTGCCGTTTGCGCATCCGACCAGTTGTTCATCCACATGGGCTTCTCCATTTTCCATGCCTACGCCGGGGCGGACGACAAATTCGTTCCGCTCGACAAAGGCTCCGCCGGGCTGGTCTCTTCGGAGGGCGCCGGCATGGTGGCGCTCAAGCGGCTGGAAGACGCCGAGCGGGACGGGGACGACATCCTGGCGGTCATCGGCGGCATCGGGCTGTCGAACGACGGGCGGGGCAAGTTCCTGCTCAGCCCCCATCCCAAAGGGCAGCGCCTCGCCTTCGAGCGCGCCTATTACGGAAACGGCATTTCCCCGGAGGAAACATCCTACCTGGAATGCCACGCCACCGGCACCCCGCTGGGCGACCTCACGGAGATGAACTCCATCGCCGATTTCTTTGCTGAACACCAAACCAAACCGCTACTCGGCTCCGTCAAATCCAACATGGGCCACCTGCTCACCGCCGCCGGCATGACCGGCTTGCTGAAGGTGCTGCTGGCCATGCAGAAGAGCGCCATCCCGCCCAACATCAACCTCCAGGACGCACTGGCTTCAAAGAATGGCTGGATAGGCAAGGAGCAGATGATCCTCGAGCCTACGGCCTGGAAACACCCTCAGAAACAGGCAGGCATCAACTCCTTCGGCTTTGGAGGGACGAACGCCCACATGGTGGTTCAGAATTATACCCAAGAGCACGCCAGGAGCAACTCCTGGCAACCCATCGAATTGCAACCCATGGCCATTGTCGGGATGGATGCCCATTTTGGCGATTGCGCCGGGCTGGAAGCGTTCTATTCTACTATTTACAATGGCAGGCAGCATTTCAGAACCCTGCCGGAAGGCCGCTGGAAAGGCTTCGACCAAAATGAAGCCCTGCTAAAAGCCTTCGGGTTTGCCGATGGCAAAGCCCCCCGAGGTGCCTATATCGAAGATTTCCAGATCGACCTGCTGCGCTACAAGATACAGCCCCGGGAAGCCGAAACCCTGGAACCCCAGCAGGCGCTCATCCTGAAAGTGGCCGACCAGGCCATCAAAAACGCCGGGCTGGAAGAAAGCCGGAATGTGGCCGTGCTGATCGCTATGGAATCGGAGCTGGCCATTCATCACTACCTGGCGCGCTGGGATGTGAGCTGGCAACTGCAGGAGGCATTGCAGCAGAGCGGTATCCGGCTAGATGAAGAGCAGGAAGCCCGGTTGGAAGAGCTGTGCAAAAACGGCGCCTACTTCCGGGAGGGCTCTCAGACTCCCAGCCAGCACACCAGCTTTGTCGGCAACATCATGGCCAGCCGGGTGGCGGCCCTCTGGGATTTTTCGGGGCCGGCCTTTACCGTTTCTTGTGGAGAGAATTCCGTTTTTAAAGCCCTGGAAGTGGCCCAAAACCTGCTGTCGCTCGGAGAGGTGGAGGCGGTAGTGGTTGGGGGCGTCGACTTTTCGGGCGGTTTAGAAAGCGTATTGCTGAGAAATAAAAAAAACAAGGTTAATCCGGCAGCCGCGCCGAGCCTTTCGCTGAACAGGCAGGACGAAGGCTGGCTGGTGGGCGAAGGCGCCGGGGCTGTAGTGCTGAAGAAGCTGGCCGACGCCCGGGAGGATAAAATCTATGCAGTCATTGACGGAATCGGGCCAGCAAAGCCCCTGCCGGAGGGCGGGTATCTCGAATTGGCCGACACCGGTATTTTTCCTGAAGACGAAGCGGAGCAGCAGTGGTTGCTGAAGCAGCGCCCTCAAAGCCCGACGGCCCTTGGCAGTGTCAAAACCAACATCGGCCATACCCATGCGGCATCCGGCATTGCCAGCCTGATCAAAACGGCGCTCTGCCTGCATCATCGGTTCATCCCGGGCATTCCCAACTGGGAAGGGCCGAAGGATGCAGCTGCCTTTGAAGGCAGCGGGTACTATTTCCCGGAAAAATCCCGCCCCTGGATCTTGGAAGGCAGCCAACAAAAGCGCCGCGCTGCTGTCAACGGCATGGATGGCCTTCAGGCCCGGTTGTCGGAAGCTGCTCCTCATTTTGAGGCCCGTCCTGATTTTTTGCGGCAAAATGCCCCGAAGCTTTTCCTGATGAAAGGCAAAACGGAGCAAGAACTGCAGCAGCAGCTTTCTGCCCTGGAGGTCGCTGCGGAGAGCCCGGCGCCGCTGGCGGAGATCGCAGCGCAATTCTACCAGAACAACCAAGCGAAGGATGCCGCCTACTGCCTGGCGCTGATCGGAAAGGACAAGAAGGGATTGCTCCAGGATATTCGCTTTTTCCAAAAGCATATCGGCGCTGCTTTTCAGAATGGAAAGGCACTTAAAACACCGGCTGGAAGTTATTTCACCCCGGGTCCGCTGGGCAGCAAAGGCAAGGTCGCCTTCGCCTATCCCGGTTCTTCCACCGCCTATCCGCACCTGGGGCAGGATTTGTTCCAGTTGTTTCCGCAGTTATACCCCTATTTTGAGCAAATGCTGCCCAACCTGGAAGCATACATCTGGCCGGATTACCTGTTCCCCAAAAAGATAAAGCCCGAAGACAACCCCAGGAACATTTATGAAAATGCCATCGCCATGATGTCGGTCGGCGTGTTTTTTTCCGCCGCATACACGCACGTGCTGCGAGCCTTTTTCAAGCTGGAGCCGCAGATCGCTTTCGGCTACAGCATGGGTGAGTGCAGCAGCATGTGGTATGCCCTGGGTTTATGGAGTGCGGATGAAACGAAAGAGTTTCAGGAGTCTCCCATTTTCAAAAACCGCTTTGCTGGCGAGCTGGAGTTGCTGGCCGAGCATTGGGGCATTTCTTCGGAAGAAGCCAAAAGCCGCTGGGTAAGCCTGGTGTTGCTGGCGCCGCAAAGTGAGGTGGAGGCCTTGGTAAAAAGACAGGAAAAGGTTTTTCTGACCTTTGTCAACACCGAAAATGAAGTCGTCATCTCCGGCGACAAAGAAGCCTGCCTGGCGATTGCCGGGCAGTTAGGCTGCCCTACCATTGCCATTCCTTTCCAGAACATCATTCACCACGATTTTTGCGGGAAAGAGCGGGACGGCCTGCTGAAGATGCACCGTTTCCCCCTGCAGAATGGGCCGGACATTGATTTCTACTCCAGTGTCAGCCAGTCGAAGATAGAGCTGGACAGCCTGAAGGTCGCCGAAAATTCAACGGCGGTTTGCTGCCAGAAGGTAGATTTTCCGGAAACGGTAAAAACGGTTTACAAAGCCGGCGCCCGCATTTTCATCGAGCTGGGCGCCAACGCCACCTGTACCGGCTGGATAAAGGATATCCTCAAAGGCGAGGAGCATCTGGCGGCAGCTATCAGCCAAAAAGGGAAAAACGACGCACAGTCTTTGTTGGAGTTGCTGGCCCAACTGGCCAGCCACGGCGTTGATCTGGACTTATCCATGCTGTACCCGCCGGCAAGCGACAGCCAGGAGGCCAGAAGTTTTATGAAAAAGATCATTCCCGGCGGAGCGCGCATTTTTGATGCCATCCTCAGCGAAGAGAACCGGAAGCGGTTTGCGGGCATCGAAAGGCGAAAGGCCAGGATAAAGGCCGGCGCAATGGCGCTGGCGGGAGGAAACGAAGAAGATTCTCCATTTTCCAATTATTCACATCCTACAGAATCCATTTCCATTATGGAAACCAGAACGGAAGAAAAAACGGCGAGCACAGTATCCCCGCAGGAGCGGATAGGCGAAAACGGCCTGCGGCTTCAGGACTACGAATCGGGCGAGCAGCTGAAAGGCAAGACGATCATCTTTTCTCAGGAAGACCTGGAGGAATTCGCCACCGGCAAGATCGCCAATGTGTTTGGGCCGGAATATGCGGTCATTGACACCTACCGCCGCCGGGTGATGTTGCCCATGCACCCCTACCTGCTGGTGAGCCGGGTGACCGGCCTGAGCGGTAAAATGGGAGAATACAAACCCTCCACCATGCAGACGGAGTACGACATTCCCTACGGCGCCTGGTTTACGACCGACCGGCAGATTCCCTGGGCCGTCTCCGTGGAGTCGGGGCAGTGCGACCTGCTGCTGATCTCCTACCTGGGCATCGATTTCCAGAACAAGGGCAACCTCGTTTACCGCCTGCTGGACTGCACCCTGACTTTCGTGGACGACCTGCCTTTCGAAGGGCAGACCCTGCGCTACGATATTTCCATCAATTCCTTCGTTCGCAACGGCGACAACCTGCTCTTCTTTTTCAGCTACCGCTGTTATGTGCAGGATCGCCTGGTGCTGAAAATGGACGGCGGCTGCGCCGGCTTCTTCTCCGATGAGCAGCTGGAAGAAGGCCATGGGGTCGTATACACCGAAAGCGAGCTGGAGGCCAAACGAACGGCGCCGAAGAAGCACTTCACCCCGTTGTTGAAGACCCGGAAGACTTCTTTTTCCAAAGAAGACCTGCGCCACCTGATCAACGGCGATATGGAAAAATGCTTCGAGGATGAATCCTACTTCGCCAACGGCCGCAACCCCTCCCTCTGCCTGCCTCCCGAGAAAATCCTGATGATCGACCGCATCACTTCGGCCGACCTGACGGGCGGCGCCTACGGCCTGGGCTACATCGTGGCTGAGAAAGACCTGCACCCGGACGACTGGTATTTCCCCTGCCATTTCCGCGACGACGAGGTGCTGGCCGGCTCCCTGCAAGCCGAGGGCGGCGGCAACCTGCTGCGCTTTTTCATGCTGATGCTGGGCCTGCAGCGGCTGACCAAGGACGCCCGCTACCAGCCCGTTTTCGACCTGCCGCAAAAGGTGCGCTGCCGCAAGCAGGTCGTACCCGGAAAGGATACCAAGCTGGTTTACAAACTGGAGATCAAAGAGATCGGCCTCGTTCCCAACCCCTACGTGATCGGCGACCTGGAGATCATCTCCGAAGGGGTCGTGACGGTTCACTTTGAAAATCTTGGCCTGCAATTGCGCGAAAAATCGAATCCCCGGTATCTGGAAGAAACATCCGGGGTATATGTTTCTCCGCGTTCCGAAGGAGCTTTGCTGAACGAAAAGGACATCACCACCTTTGCCCTCGACGACCTGTCGAAATGCTTCGGCCCGGAGTTTGCCGTCTACGATGGGCGGACGGTCTCCCGCCAGCCCAATACCGACCTGCAATTGATTTCCAGGGTGCTGAGGATAGAAGGCGAGCGCTTTGATTTCTCTAAGCCTGCGACCATTTTTGCGGAATACGACGTGCCGGTTGGCGCCTGGTATTACGAGCAAAATTCCGCTCCTACTATGCCCTACTCCATCCTGATGGAGATCGCCCTGCAGCCCTGCGGTTTGCTGGGCGCCTACCAGGGCAGCACCCTGCAGTTTGCGGATAAGAATCTCTTCTTTCGCAACCTGGATGGAGATGGCGAGTTGTTTGATCTGCCCAATGGCACGGACCTGCGAGGTAAAACCATAAGCAATAAAGCCGTCCTGGCCTCTTCGGTGGCTCTGGGCGGGACGATCCTGCAAAACTACACCTTCGAGCTGTCGGCAGAGGGCCAGGTTTTTTACAAAGGAAAGTCTTCTTTCGGCTTTTTCCCCGGCGAAGCCCTGGCCTCGCAAGTAGGTTTGGACGGCGGAAAGGAGGTGGTGCCCTGGTATGAAACCGAGCAGATGCAGCCTAAAGACTACATGCAGGTCAAACTGGATTCCCTGTACGGAAAGATGAAGCTCTATAAAGCGCCGGCTGGCAAGCCCCATTACCGCCTGGCGGAAGATCAACTCGACCTGCTGGACAAGCTGATCATCGCTAAAGGCCAGGGGCAGTACGGCAAAGGCTACATCCACGCCACCAAGTACATGAAGCCGTACGACTGGTTCTTCACCTGCCATTTTTACCAGGACCCGGTGATGCCCGGCTCGCTGGGGGTGGAGGCTATTTTGCAGGCCATGCAGGTTTTTGCCATTCAGCAGGATTTGGGCAAGGACTTTGCCTCTCCCAAATTTGTCCAGTTGCCGAATCATAAGACGGTTTGGAAATACCGGGGGCAAATCCTCTTGCCCGTCAAAGAAATGCACCTGGAGGCACACATCAAAGCTATCGAAAAGCGGGGCGGGCAGTTGGCCATCATTGCTGACGCCTACCTGTGGAACGATAAGATGCGAATCTATCAGGTGACTGATCTGGCTTTAGGCCTGGAGGACGCCTGA
- a CDS encoding PfaD family polyunsaturated fatty acid/polyketide biosynthesis protein → MELKYHGTPTNLHWKGSPRAISFDEAGMQEKLSKTGLPCFVVQDFRGRIGVSNEGELTAGGKGLQLLAMASALPARQLGDPTFREDYNLKYAYKTGAMANGIASEELVIAMGRAGLLGSFGAAGLVPARVLQAIENIQRALPHQTYAFNLIHSPNEEALEAGAVKLYLEKGVHVVEASAFLALTEHIVHYRVAGLSQGEEGKVRIKNKVIAKISRKEVAAHFMQPAPERFLKLLLEKGKITPQQAALAAHVPMCDDITVEADSGGHTDNRPLVALLPSIIQLRDELQDKHQFEQKIRIGAAGGISTPASALAAFMMGAAYVVTGSVNQACVEAGTSEHVRKLLATVDSTDVIMAPASDMFEMGVELQVLKRGTLFGPRAKKLYEYYLRYKSIEEIPEEERLKMEKQIFQRPLEDVWQDCIEFFRGRDPEQIERAEGNPHRKMALVFRWYLGLSSNWANAGTQGRAQDYQIWCGPAMGAFNDWVKGTYLEDYQNRNAADVAEQIMQGAAYLYRVQSLRMQGVGFPLEWGKAVPVDTDSAVEFSAGEPQNAEL, encoded by the coding sequence ATGGAATTAAAATATCACGGAACACCAACCAACCTCCACTGGAAAGGCTCCCCCCGAGCCATCTCCTTTGACGAAGCGGGCATGCAGGAAAAACTTTCTAAAACGGGCCTGCCCTGCTTCGTCGTACAGGACTTCCGCGGCCGCATCGGCGTCAGCAACGAAGGCGAGCTCACCGCCGGCGGCAAAGGGCTGCAATTGCTGGCCATGGCCAGCGCCCTTCCCGCCCGCCAACTGGGTGATCCTACCTTCCGGGAAGACTACAATTTGAAATACGCTTACAAGACCGGCGCCATGGCCAACGGCATAGCCTCCGAAGAATTGGTTATTGCCATGGGCAGGGCGGGCCTGCTTGGCTCCTTCGGCGCCGCCGGCCTGGTGCCCGCCAGGGTATTGCAGGCTATTGAGAACATACAGCGCGCGTTGCCGCATCAAACCTATGCCTTCAACCTCATCCATAGCCCGAATGAGGAGGCGCTGGAGGCCGGTGCGGTGAAGCTGTATCTGGAAAAGGGCGTGCACGTGGTGGAAGCATCGGCCTTCCTGGCCCTGACCGAGCACATCGTGCACTACCGGGTAGCCGGCCTGAGCCAGGGGGAAGAGGGCAAGGTTCGGATCAAAAACAAGGTCATCGCCAAAATATCGAGGAAAGAGGTGGCGGCCCACTTTATGCAGCCCGCGCCGGAGCGTTTTCTGAAGCTGCTTTTGGAAAAGGGCAAGATCACGCCTCAGCAGGCTGCATTGGCTGCCCATGTCCCCATGTGCGATGACATTACGGTGGAGGCCGATTCGGGCGGCCATACCGACAACCGGCCGCTGGTGGCACTACTGCCGTCCATCATTCAGTTGCGGGATGAACTACAGGATAAGCATCAGTTTGAGCAGAAGATTCGCATCGGAGCGGCGGGAGGCATTTCCACCCCGGCTTCCGCGCTGGCGGCCTTCATGATGGGCGCCGCCTACGTAGTTACCGGCTCGGTTAACCAGGCCTGCGTGGAAGCGGGCACTTCCGAGCATGTGCGCAAGCTGCTGGCCACGGTAGATTCTACCGACGTCATCATGGCGCCGGCCTCCGACATGTTCGAGATGGGCGTGGAGTTGCAGGTGCTGAAGCGGGGCACGCTCTTCGGCCCGCGCGCCAAGAAGCTGTACGAATACTATTTGCGTTATAAATCCATCGAAGAAATTCCGGAGGAAGAGCGCTTGAAGATGGAGAAGCAAATTTTCCAGAGGCCTTTGGAGGACGTCTGGCAGGATTGCATCGAATTCTTCCGCGGCCGGGACCCGGAGCAGATCGAACGGGCCGAAGGCAATCCCCATCGCAAGATGGCCCTGGTTTTCCGCTGGTACCTGGGCTTGTCTTCCAACTGGGCCAATGCCGGCACGCAGGGGCGCGCGCAGGACTACCAAATCTGGTGCGGCCCGGCCATGGGTGCCTTCAACGACTGGGTGAAAGGCACGTACCTGGAGGACTATCAAAATCGCAATGCCGCCGATGTGGCGGAACAGATTATGCAGGGGGCGGCTTATTTGTACCGGGTGCAGTCGTTGAGGATGCAGGGGGTGGGCTTTCCGCTGGAGTGGGGGAAGGCTGTGCCGGTGGATACAGACAGTGCTGTTGAGTTCTCTGCCGGTGAACCGCAAAATGCAGAACTCTGA
- a CDS encoding NAD-dependent epimerase/dehydratase family protein: MKIKAIITGATGMVGEGVLHQCLRHPDVAAVLVINRRPCEVQHEKLTEIIHKDFHDLSAIEGQLSGYNACYFCLGVSSVGMKEADYYHLTYNLTMQMGETLARLNPDLTFCYVSGAGTDSSEQGRSMWARVKGKTENGLQKLPFKAAYMFRPGYIQPMPGMKNTLGAYKVLGFLYPVFKALFPKYVVKLEEIGLAMVNVTKEGYSKPVLECVDIRAAASLVPRSS, encoded by the coding sequence ATGAAAATAAAAGCAATCATCACCGGCGCCACCGGCATGGTCGGCGAAGGCGTCCTCCACCAATGCCTCCGGCATCCCGACGTGGCCGCTGTGCTGGTCATCAACCGCCGTCCCTGCGAGGTGCAGCACGAAAAGCTGACGGAGATTATCCACAAAGACTTTCACGACCTTTCCGCCATCGAGGGCCAACTTTCCGGCTACAACGCCTGCTACTTCTGCCTGGGCGTCTCTTCGGTGGGCATGAAGGAGGCGGATTACTACCACCTCACTTACAACCTTACTATGCAGATGGGCGAAACCCTGGCCCGCCTGAACCCGGATCTGACGTTCTGCTACGTCTCCGGCGCCGGGACCGACAGCAGCGAGCAGGGCCGCAGCATGTGGGCCCGGGTGAAAGGCAAAACGGAAAACGGCCTGCAGAAACTGCCGTTCAAAGCAGCTTATATGTTCCGCCCCGGCTACATCCAACCCATGCCGGGCATGAAAAACACCCTGGGCGCGTATAAAGTGCTGGGGTTCTTGTATCCGGTCTTTAAAGCGCTGTTCCCCAAATATGTAGTGAAGCTGGAAGAGATCGGCCTGGCGATGGTCAACGTGACGAAAGAGGGGTACTCCAAGCCGGTTTTGGAGTGCGTGGATATAAGGGCGGCGGCTTCTCTTGTGCCCCGATCATCCTGA